From the Streptomyces nigrescens genome, one window contains:
- the otr(A) gene encoding tetracycline resistance ribosomal protection protein Otr(A) translates to MLPSRTLNIGILAHVDAGKTSLTERLLFDTGAIGRLGSVDAGDTFTDTGELERQRGITIRSAVASFTVGDTQVNLLDTPGHSDFIAEVERALGVLDGAVLLLSAVEGVQARTRVLMKTLRRLRLPTLLFINKIDRAGARGEALLADIRRLLTPATVPMTSVTGLGTAQATSVQYALEDPRVRERIAEAVAEADESVLAELTGPASGGPAAGDGGPPLTADRLRAALAARTADGSLHPVYFGSALGGQGIGALLDGMVRLVPPAPAGAGTGPRGTVFAVHQPPDGERTAYLRLYEGELRPRQRIELHRPAADGTSATLTGRITSLQVVGRPPGDDGPLTPGQIAVLRGLPGIRTGDRLGPAGDAPAGAALFPSPTLETLVRARNPARAAALRAALLTLADQDPLLQVRPAPDGATSVLLHGEVQKEIIAATLHQEHGIEAEFAPSRVVCVERPSGVGEACEEIARRGHTGPWATVGLRVEPGTRHSGPVFAYETELGALPHGFHQAIEETVLANLRCGPRGLAVTDCRVVLTRSGFVGPLSTAGDFRTVTPRVLLRALERAGTRVYEPYHAFEADVPLAALAPVTARLAALGAEFAETTGGRHSWLVSGFLPARHVQEFQGLLPGLTHGEGVWTSSPSGDRPMREDAGPRQGEAL, encoded by the coding sequence ATGCTTCCTTCGCGCACCCTGAACATCGGGATTCTCGCCCACGTCGACGCGGGTAAGACCAGCCTCACCGAGCGGCTGCTGTTCGACACCGGCGCCATCGGCCGGCTCGGCAGTGTCGACGCCGGTGACACCTTCACGGACACCGGCGAGCTGGAGCGGCAGCGCGGTATCACCATCCGCTCGGCCGTCGCCTCCTTCACCGTCGGCGACACCCAGGTCAATCTCCTCGACACCCCCGGCCACTCCGACTTCATCGCCGAGGTCGAGCGCGCCCTGGGGGTGCTCGACGGCGCCGTGCTGCTGCTGTCCGCGGTGGAGGGCGTCCAGGCCAGGACCCGGGTACTGATGAAGACACTGCGGCGGCTGCGGCTGCCCACCCTGCTCTTCATCAACAAGATCGACCGGGCCGGCGCCCGGGGCGAGGCGCTGCTCGCCGACATCCGCCGTCTGCTGACGCCCGCCACCGTCCCGATGACGTCCGTGACCGGTCTCGGCACCGCGCAGGCCACGTCCGTGCAGTACGCCCTGGAGGACCCGCGGGTCCGCGAGCGGATCGCGGAAGCCGTGGCCGAGGCCGATGAGTCGGTGCTGGCCGAGTTGACCGGCCCGGCCTCCGGCGGACCGGCCGCGGGCGACGGCGGGCCGCCGCTGACCGCGGACCGGCTCCGTGCGGCGCTGGCCGCCCGGACCGCCGACGGCTCGCTGCACCCGGTGTACTTCGGCTCCGCGCTCGGCGGCCAGGGCATCGGCGCACTCCTCGACGGCATGGTCCGGCTGGTCCCGCCGGCCCCGGCCGGCGCGGGCACCGGGCCGCGGGGCACGGTGTTCGCCGTCCATCAGCCGCCGGACGGCGAGCGCACCGCGTACCTCCGGCTCTACGAGGGCGAGTTGCGGCCACGGCAGCGGATCGAGCTGCACCGGCCCGCAGCGGACGGCACGAGCGCCACCCTGACCGGCCGGATCACCTCGCTCCAGGTCGTCGGCCGGCCGCCCGGCGACGACGGGCCGCTCACCCCGGGTCAGATCGCGGTGCTCCGCGGGCTGCCCGGCATCCGCACCGGTGACCGTCTCGGCCCGGCCGGTGACGCCCCCGCCGGCGCCGCGCTGTTCCCCTCCCCCACTCTCGAAACCCTGGTCCGGGCCCGCAACCCGGCACGGGCCGCCGCACTGCGCGCCGCATTGCTGACGCTCGCCGACCAGGACCCGCTGCTACAGGTCCGTCCCGCGCCCGACGGCGCGACCTCCGTGCTGCTGCACGGCGAGGTGCAGAAGGAGATCATCGCCGCCACCCTGCACCAGGAGCACGGCATCGAGGCCGAGTTCGCGCCGAGCCGGGTGGTGTGCGTCGAGCGGCCGTCCGGGGTCGGCGAGGCCTGTGAGGAGATCGCCCGGCGCGGCCACACCGGGCCCTGGGCCACGGTCGGGCTCCGGGTCGAGCCGGGCACCCGCCACTCCGGCCCGGTCTTCGCCTACGAAACCGAACTGGGTGCCCTGCCGCACGGCTTCCACCAGGCCATCGAGGAGACGGTACTGGCGAACCTGCGGTGCGGACCGCGCGGTCTGGCGGTGACGGACTGCCGGGTGGTGCTGACCCGGTCCGGGTTCGTCGGCCCGCTCAGCACCGCGGGGGACTTCCGTACGGTCACCCCCCGGGTGCTGCTGCGGGCCCTGGAGCGGGCCGGCACCCGGGTGTACGAGCCGTACCACGCCTTCGAGGCGGACGTCCCGCTCGCCGCGCTGGCCCCGGTGACCGCCCGTCTCGCGGCGCTGGGCGCCGAGTTCGCCGAGACCACCGGCGGCCGGCACTCCTGGCTGGTCAGCGGCTTTCTGCCGGCGCGCCATGTCCAGGAGTTCCAGGGGCTGTTGCCCGGTCTGACGCACGGTGAAGGGGTGTGGACGTCCAGCCCGTCGGGCGACCGGCCGATGCGGGAGGACGCGGGGCCGCGGCAGGGCGAGGCCCTGTGA
- a CDS encoding DUF1707 and FHA domain-containing protein produces MTSLEFPARPARPSDADRERALDLLRDGAAQGRLSQDTFLRRLELVLTAQQQSELDLVTADLASRGKVQGVLLRVVGRASAFHLRVRRAWRTERLPKLLLPEPGPLPLLIGRAPGVGLRLNHETVSRAHAELRSAGKGWLLRDLGSTNGTCVNSRRVVGEVAVGPGDHIRFGQVDYVLTER; encoded by the coding sequence ATGACTTCGCTCGAGTTCCCTGCGCGTCCGGCGCGCCCGTCGGACGCCGACCGGGAACGCGCCCTCGACCTGCTGCGCGACGGTGCGGCGCAGGGACGGTTGTCCCAGGACACTTTCCTGCGGCGCCTGGAACTCGTCCTGACCGCTCAACAGCAGTCCGAACTCGACCTCGTCACCGCCGACTTGGCGAGTCGCGGCAAGGTCCAGGGTGTATTGCTGCGGGTCGTGGGCCGGGCATCGGCCTTCCATCTCCGGGTGCGCCGCGCCTGGCGTACGGAGCGGCTGCCGAAGCTGCTGCTGCCCGAGCCGGGCCCGCTCCCGCTGCTCATAGGGCGGGCGCCCGGTGTGGGCCTGCGCCTCAACCACGAGACGGTCTCCCGCGCCCACGCCGAACTCCGCAGCGCCGGCAAGGGCTGGCTGCTGCGCGACCTCGGCTCCACCAACGGCACCTGCGTCAACAGCCGCCGGGTGGTGGGCGAGGTCGCGGTCGGCCCCGGCGACCACATCAGGTTCGGACAGGTGGATTACGTCCTGACGGAGCGGTGA
- the treY gene encoding malto-oligosyltrehalose synthase, which produces MTQPSSPSPTATYRLQLQPDFPFAAAERAVPHLAALGISHLHLSPVLEAVPGSTHGYDVVDHTAVRAELGGETGLRALAATARSHGLGLIVDLVPNHMAVPEPMSLNGPLWQVLRDGPESPYARWFDIDWDAGHGGRLLLPVLGGRIGEELRHFRVEGEVLRYHGHAFPLRPGTEKLPPARLLDAQWYRLGWWRLARSELNYRRFFTISELIGVRVEDPEVFEATHGTVLRLIREGVIDGLRIDHPDGLVDPGGYLARLHERTGGRWTVVEKILSGDERLPDSWACAGTTGYDALRHIDGLFVCPQGAGRLFSHYRDFVTPLADEGGDWEETVRRAAYEVVTHELAAEIERLVRTAARISARAPEPGDHATWALRHALRELLVRLPVYRPYAADPTRTSQDAAMLDAAAAQARTAFRVPEEARAVDLVRDLALGRLTDAPDQGSTDCADFTARFAQTASALHAKSVEDTAFYRYPVLLSACEVGGDPGEPALAPEVFHTYCARLQRDRPLSGTVLSTHDTKRSADVRARIAVLSECPDRWRDVLGAMADEAVCGVDGLGPADPMVSWLAWQTAFGLGAAGDGDAAERVVPAVLKAAREAGLRTSWTERNAGYEEAVEEFVRNGPCGPTAAPLAALDGELAPFLRANVLGAALLQLTMPGVPDLYQGTELGYAALVDPDNRRPARFRPELLTALDGGSPPRDLSGEKLRLTAAALRLRRDHPQWFGAAASYEPVYAEGPAAEHCVAFCRSGRVLTVVTRLSLRLVETGGWWDTLLRLPSDGPWRELLSGRELPGGAVVGLSELLAESPVALFVRE; this is translated from the coding sequence ATGACGCAGCCCTCGAGTCCGTCGCCGACCGCCACCTACCGGCTGCAGCTCCAGCCGGACTTCCCGTTCGCCGCCGCCGAGCGGGCCGTCCCGCATCTGGCCGCGCTCGGCATCTCCCATCTGCACCTCTCACCGGTGCTGGAGGCCGTGCCGGGCTCCACCCACGGCTATGACGTCGTCGACCACACCGCGGTACGGGCCGAGCTCGGCGGTGAGACGGGGCTGCGGGCGCTGGCGGCGACGGCCCGCTCGCACGGCCTCGGGCTGATCGTCGACCTGGTGCCGAACCACATGGCGGTGCCGGAGCCGATGTCGCTGAACGGGCCGCTGTGGCAGGTGCTGCGCGACGGCCCGGAGTCCCCGTACGCGCGGTGGTTCGACATCGACTGGGACGCCGGGCACGGCGGACGGCTGCTGCTGCCGGTGCTCGGCGGCCGGATCGGCGAGGAGCTGCGGCACTTCCGCGTCGAGGGCGAGGTGCTGCGCTATCACGGGCATGCCTTCCCGCTGCGCCCCGGGACGGAGAAGCTGCCGCCGGCCCGCCTCCTGGACGCCCAGTGGTACCGCCTCGGCTGGTGGCGGCTGGCCCGCAGTGAGCTGAACTACCGCCGCTTCTTCACCATTTCGGAGCTGATCGGGGTGCGCGTCGAGGACCCCGAGGTGTTCGAGGCGACCCATGGCACGGTGCTGCGGCTGATCCGCGAGGGCGTCATCGACGGGCTGCGCATCGACCACCCGGACGGCCTGGTGGACCCCGGCGGCTATCTGGCCCGGCTGCACGAGCGGACCGGCGGCCGCTGGACGGTGGTGGAGAAGATCCTCTCCGGTGACGAGCGGCTCCCGGACAGCTGGGCCTGTGCGGGCACGACCGGCTATGACGCCCTGCGGCACATCGACGGACTCTTCGTCTGCCCGCAGGGCGCCGGACGGCTTTTCTCCCACTACCGGGACTTCGTCACCCCGCTGGCCGACGAGGGCGGCGACTGGGAGGAGACGGTGCGCCGGGCCGCGTACGAGGTCGTCACCCACGAGCTGGCCGCGGAGATCGAGCGGCTGGTGCGGACCGCGGCGCGGATCAGCGCACGCGCCCCCGAGCCGGGCGACCATGCGACCTGGGCGCTGCGGCACGCGCTCCGTGAGCTGCTGGTGCGGCTGCCGGTCTACCGTCCCTACGCGGCGGATCCGACGCGGACCTCACAGGACGCGGCCATGCTGGACGCGGCGGCGGCGCAGGCGCGTACCGCCTTCCGGGTGCCCGAGGAGGCGCGGGCGGTGGATCTGGTCCGCGATCTGGCGCTCGGCCGGCTGACCGACGCCCCGGACCAGGGCAGTACGGACTGCGCCGACTTCACCGCGCGGTTCGCCCAGACCGCGTCCGCACTGCACGCCAAATCCGTGGAGGACACCGCCTTCTACCGCTATCCGGTGCTGCTGTCGGCCTGCGAGGTCGGCGGCGATCCGGGGGAGCCGGCGCTCGCCCCGGAGGTGTTCCATACGTACTGCGCCCGGCTGCAGCGGGACCGGCCGCTGTCCGGCACGGTGCTCTCCACCCACGACACCAAGCGCAGCGCCGATGTACGGGCGCGGATCGCGGTGCTGTCGGAGTGCCCGGACCGGTGGCGGGATGTGCTCGGGGCGATGGCCGATGAGGCGGTGTGCGGGGTGGACGGCCTCGGCCCGGCGGACCCGATGGTGTCGTGGCTGGCCTGGCAGACCGCGTTCGGCCTGGGCGCGGCCGGCGACGGCGACGCGGCGGAGCGGGTGGTGCCCGCGGTCCTCAAGGCCGCGCGGGAGGCCGGGCTGCGCACCTCGTGGACGGAGCGGAACGCGGGCTACGAGGAGGCGGTCGAGGAGTTCGTCCGCAACGGACCCTGTGGTCCCACGGCCGCCCCGCTCGCCGCGCTGGACGGGGAACTCGCCCCGTTCCTGCGCGCGAACGTGCTGGGCGCGGCGCTGCTGCAGCTCACCATGCCGGGCGTCCCCGACCTCTATCAGGGCACCGAACTCGGCTATGCCGCGCTGGTCGACCCGGACAACCGGCGGCCGGCCCGCTTCCGCCCCGAGCTGCTCACCGCGCTGGACGGCGGGAGCCCGCCGCGCGATCTGTCCGGCGAGAAGCTGCGGCTGACCGCCGCGGCGCTGCGGCTGCGGCGCGACCATCCGCAGTGGTTCGGCGCCGCGGCGTCGTACGAGCCGGTGTACGCGGAGGGCCCGGCGGCCGAGCACTGTGTGGCGTTCTGCCGCAGCGGGCGGGTGCTGACGGTGGTGACCCGGCTGTCGCTGCGGCTGGTGGAGACCGGCGGCTGGTGGGACACCCTGCTGCGGCTGCCCTCGGACGGCCCCTGGCGCGAGCTGCTTTCCGGGCGCGAGCTGCCGGGCGGCGCGGTGGTGGGGCTGAGCGAGCTGCTGGCGGAGTCACCGGTGGCGCTGTTCGTCCGCGAGTGA
- a CDS encoding LysR family transcriptional regulator, which produces MSLRQMEYLVEVVEQESFTRAAEALHVTQSALSHQIKALERTVGGPLLERMTRGVRLTVMGRAYFPHAQLAVRSARQARRAALAAGGAESGELHIATVHSQAVGVLPEVCARWATARPGVRLVLHEYATTEELDEQMARGVADLALGPRPKDWPGPVTVVGQERMVLVVPHGDPLAARESVRLAELADRPWVRCSLEPVVGSASDGQEQGRGGAQRSGRRWLDRECERVGFTPRTAVRTQHSSTAVRMAAAGVGVLLTAAHELRGLDCAAVPTDPPWHREITVFSRVEPTGAAAEFTELLRTAGSVEPSLDALT; this is translated from the coding sequence ATGAGTCTGCGGCAGATGGAGTACCTCGTCGAGGTCGTCGAGCAGGAGTCCTTCACCCGCGCCGCCGAGGCGCTGCACGTCACCCAGTCCGCGCTCTCGCACCAGATCAAGGCGCTGGAGCGGACGGTCGGCGGCCCGCTGCTGGAGCGGATGACGCGCGGGGTGCGGCTGACCGTGATGGGCCGGGCCTACTTCCCGCACGCCCAACTCGCCGTCCGCAGCGCCCGGCAGGCCCGCCGCGCCGCGCTCGCGGCGGGCGGCGCGGAGAGCGGCGAACTGCATATCGCGACGGTGCACTCCCAGGCGGTCGGGGTGCTCCCGGAGGTCTGCGCCCGCTGGGCCACCGCGCGTCCGGGCGTCCGGCTGGTGCTCCATGAGTACGCCACCACCGAGGAGCTGGACGAGCAGATGGCCCGCGGGGTCGCCGATCTGGCGCTCGGGCCGCGCCCCAAGGACTGGCCGGGGCCGGTCACTGTCGTGGGACAGGAGCGGATGGTGCTGGTCGTCCCGCACGGCGACCCGCTCGCCGCCCGGGAGTCGGTCCGCCTCGCGGAGCTGGCGGACCGCCCGTGGGTGCGCTGCAGCCTGGAGCCGGTGGTCGGCTCTGCATCCGACGGACAAGAACAGGGCAGAGGCGGAGCGCAGCGGAGCGGGCGGCGCTGGCTGGACCGGGAGTGCGAACGCGTCGGCTTCACCCCGCGTACCGCCGTCCGCACCCAGCACAGCTCCACGGCCGTCCGGATGGCCGCGGCGGGCGTCGGTGTGCTGTTGACCGCGGCCCATGAACTGCGCGGCCTCGACTGTGCGGCCGTGCCCACCGACCCGCCCTGGCACCGCGAGATCACCGTCTTCTCCCGTGTCGAACCGACCGGCGCGGCCGCGGAGTTCACGGAGCTGCTGCGCACGGCCGGGAGCGTCGAGCCCAGCCTGGACGCGCTGACCTGA
- a CDS encoding MFS transporter, with protein sequence MTAATAAFRRVLALGGPMLPVLSFLGRLPTAMCQFGSLLLVAETSGSLATAGLVGGALAAGQTAGGPLLGRLADRHGQRPVVLAACWFDALAVTALVLAALARTGALPLALIALLAGAGVPQIGPLARTRLVALARRARADDRLVHTALSFEGTLDEVSFVLGPALVGLSATVAHPAVALALAALLLAVCGSAFALHPTAAAVRPTGAPSARAPVSSGPAPAPDGPRARRPAARAARARMPRAVHAMRASMVLQGALFGACQAGITALTADLHRPAQAGLVYAAMGVMSAVAGLSLALVPARIGLPARWRAAAVALIVLSVPLLFVRSLGALYLAVVVLGAAFAPHLITLFGLTERLVPAGRLAESMAFLTSAIVGGQALSLAVSGRLAEAHGPTAAFAVAVGAAVLILGLALTTRGTDRPAAALTPAAAAPAGSAR encoded by the coding sequence ATGACCGCTGCCACCGCCGCCTTCCGCCGGGTGCTCGCGCTGGGCGGGCCGATGCTGCCCGTCCTGTCCTTCCTCGGCAGGCTCCCCACCGCCATGTGCCAGTTCGGCAGTCTGCTGCTGGTGGCGGAGACGAGCGGCTCGCTGGCCACCGCGGGTCTGGTGGGCGGTGCGCTGGCGGCCGGACAGACGGCGGGCGGCCCGCTGCTCGGCCGGCTCGCGGACCGGCACGGACAGCGGCCGGTGGTGCTGGCCGCCTGCTGGTTCGACGCCCTCGCCGTGACCGCGCTGGTGCTCGCCGCCCTCGCCCGGACCGGGGCGCTGCCGCTCGCCCTGATCGCGCTGCTCGCCGGTGCCGGGGTGCCGCAGATCGGGCCGCTGGCCCGCACCCGGCTCGTTGCGCTGGCCCGTCGCGCACGGGCCGACGACCGCCTGGTCCACACCGCGCTGTCCTTCGAAGGCACTCTGGACGAGGTGTCGTTCGTGCTCGGTCCGGCGCTGGTGGGACTGTCCGCCACGGTGGCCCACCCGGCCGTGGCGCTCGCCCTGGCCGCGCTGCTGCTCGCGGTCTGCGGCTCGGCCTTCGCCCTGCATCCCACGGCCGCTGCGGTGCGGCCCACGGGCGCCCCGTCCGCCCGGGCGCCGGTCTCTTCCGGCCCGGCTCCCGCCCCGGACGGTCCCCGCGCCCGGCGCCCCGCCGCCCGGGCCGCCCGCGCCCGGATGCCCCGCGCGGTGCATGCCATGCGCGCCTCGATGGTGCTGCAGGGCGCCCTCTTCGGTGCCTGCCAGGCCGGTATCACCGCGCTCACCGCAGACCTCCACCGGCCCGCCCAGGCCGGGCTGGTCTATGCCGCGATGGGCGTGATGAGCGCGGTCGCCGGGCTCTCGCTGGCGCTGGTGCCCGCCCGGATCGGGCTGCCGGCACGCTGGCGGGCGGCGGCCGTGGCGCTGATCGTGCTGTCCGTGCCGCTGCTGTTCGTACGGTCCCTGGGGGCGCTCTACCTGGCCGTCGTGGTCCTCGGCGCGGCCTTCGCCCCGCATCTGATCACGCTGTTCGGCCTCACCGAACGGCTGGTGCCCGCCGGCCGGCTGGCCGAATCGATGGCCTTTCTGACCAGCGCGATCGTGGGCGGCCAGGCCCTGTCCCTGGCCGTCTCCGGCCGGCTCGCCGAGGCCCACGGGCCGACCGCCGCCTTCGCGGTGGCCGTCGGCGCCGCCGTCCTGATCCTCGGCCTCGCCCTGACCACCCGGGGCACGGACCGTCCGGCCGCCGCGCTCACGCCGGCCGCTGCAGCACCAGCAGGCTCCGCCCGATGA
- the treZ gene encoding malto-oligosyltrehalose trehalohydrolase has translation MLFEVWAPEAGRVALQWAGDRAAEPAVPMERDPGRAGWWRTEVPAHDGDRYAFRLDGGPPLPDPRAARLPEGPGGPGAVVAHDRFVWRHPWPGRPLPGAVLYELHIGTYTPEGTFDAAAARLRHLADLGITHISLMPVCPFPGTHGWGYDGVAPWAVHEPYGGPDGLKRFVDAAHGSGLGVVLDVVHNHLGPSGNPLPAFGPYFTDTHHTPWGAAVNLDAPGSDEVREYFIGSALSWLRDYRLDGLRLDAVHALHDDRSPHFLAELTAAVDVLAGQLRRPLFLVAESDLNDPRTTAPRAGGGHGLHAQWNDDFHHALHTALTGESQGYYGDFARAPLAALAKTLTGGFFHDGTHSAFRGRRHGAPLNLRVTPAYRLLAYAQTHDQIGNRALGDRLAAGLSPGLLACAATLVLCSPFTPMLFMGEEWGATTPWQYFTAHTDPELAEAVREGRRREFAAHEWTGAAGDWPDPQDPATRDRCVLDWTEPAREPHTALLAWYRTLLALRHELPPLTDPDPRHTAVRYDEEARWLLLRRGPLRVAVNLAHDTTAAVPAVDDGGGAGLQALAGWPGARLPGADGVLHLPPESAVVLGP, from the coding sequence GTGCTGTTCGAGGTGTGGGCGCCGGAGGCCGGGCGGGTCGCTCTCCAGTGGGCGGGGGACCGGGCGGCCGAGCCCGCGGTTCCGATGGAGCGCGACCCCGGCCGGGCGGGCTGGTGGCGTACCGAGGTACCGGCCCATGACGGGGACCGGTACGCCTTCCGGCTGGACGGCGGGCCGCCGCTGCCCGATCCGCGGGCCGCCCGGCTGCCGGAGGGCCCCGGCGGGCCCGGCGCGGTCGTCGCACACGACCGGTTCGTATGGCGGCATCCGTGGCCCGGCCGCCCGCTTCCCGGTGCGGTCCTCTACGAACTGCACATCGGCACCTACACCCCCGAGGGCACCTTCGACGCCGCGGCCGCGCGGCTGCGCCACCTCGCCGACCTGGGCATCACCCATATCTCCCTGATGCCGGTCTGCCCGTTCCCCGGCACCCATGGGTGGGGGTACGACGGGGTCGCCCCCTGGGCGGTGCACGAACCGTACGGCGGGCCGGACGGGCTCAAGCGGTTCGTGGACGCGGCGCACGGGTCCGGTCTGGGGGTCGTGCTCGATGTGGTGCACAACCACCTCGGCCCGTCCGGCAACCCTCTCCCCGCGTTCGGCCCGTACTTCACCGACACCCATCACACCCCGTGGGGCGCGGCGGTCAATCTCGATGCCCCCGGTTCCGACGAGGTGCGCGAATACTTCATCGGCAGCGCGCTCTCCTGGCTGCGCGACTACCGGCTCGACGGACTGCGGCTGGACGCCGTCCACGCGCTGCACGACGACCGCTCCCCGCACTTCCTGGCCGAACTGACCGCCGCCGTCGACGTGCTGGCCGGGCAGCTGCGGCGCCCGCTGTTCCTGGTCGCCGAGTCCGATCTCAACGATCCCCGCACCACCGCCCCCAGGGCGGGCGGCGGACACGGTCTGCACGCCCAGTGGAACGACGACTTCCACCACGCCCTGCACACCGCGCTCACCGGCGAGTCCCAGGGCTATTACGGCGACTTCGCGCGGGCCCCGCTCGCCGCCCTCGCCAAGACGCTGACCGGCGGCTTCTTCCACGACGGTACGCACTCCGCCTTCCGTGGCCGCAGGCACGGCGCCCCGCTCAACCTGCGGGTGACGCCCGCGTACCGGCTGCTGGCCTACGCCCAGACGCACGACCAGATCGGCAACCGCGCGCTCGGCGACCGGCTCGCCGCCGGGCTCTCCCCCGGCCTGCTCGCCTGCGCCGCCACGCTGGTGCTCTGTTCGCCGTTCACCCCGATGCTGTTCATGGGCGAGGAGTGGGGCGCGACCACCCCGTGGCAGTACTTCACCGCGCACACGGATCCGGAACTGGCGGAGGCGGTACGGGAGGGGCGGCGGCGCGAGTTCGCCGCGCACGAGTGGACCGGTGCCGCCGGTGACTGGCCCGACCCGCAGGACCCGGCGACCCGCGACCGCTGCGTCCTGGACTGGACCGAACCGGCCCGGGAGCCGCACACTGCGCTGCTGGCCTGGTACCGCACACTGCTGGCGCTGCGCCATGAGCTGCCCCCGCTGACCGACCCGGATCCGCGGCACACCGCCGTCCGCTACGACGAGGAGGCCCGCTGGCTCCTGCTGCGGCGCGGCCCGCTCCGGGTGGCGGTCAATCTCGCGCACGACACCACGGCCGCCGTCCCGGCCGTCGACGACGGCGGCGGGGCCGGGCTGCAGGCGCTGGCGGGCTGGCCCGGCGCCCGGCTCCCCGGCGCGGACGGCGTGCTCCATCTGCCGCCGGAATCGGCGGTGGTGCTCGGGCCTTAG
- a CDS encoding dihydrolipoyl dehydrogenase: protein MSETDPNTTDVLVIGGGTGGYSTALRAASLGLRVVLAERDLIGGTCLHRGCIPSKAMLHAAELVDGIAEARERWGVKATVDSLDWPALVATRDGIVERNHQGVAGHLRTAGVRVVKGTARLTGPRTVHVEGAGEFTARRGIVLATGSRPRLLPGLAADGRRVVTSDDALFAAGLPASVLVLGGGAIGVEYASFHRSMGAEVTLVETAGRLLPLEDEDVGRHLARGLKKRGITVRTGSTLTGTELLADGVRATVRTPKGEELVIGAERLLVAVGRAPVTDGLDLAAAGLAADERGFVAPADWSRLETSVPGIHVVGDLLPPPSLGLAHASFAEGLLVAETLAGLPSRAVDYAAVPRVTYSSPQTASVGLTEAEARARGLDIKVNTMPLAATAKGMVHGQGGMVKVIAAADGAGGDRGLPWSNDVESLGKTGAVLGVHLVGPQVSEMIAESQLIVGWDAEPADVAQHIHAHPTLSEAVGETFLTLAGRGLHQH, encoded by the coding sequence ATGAGTGAGACAGACCCGAACACGACGGACGTCCTTGTCATCGGCGGTGGCACCGGCGGCTACAGCACCGCCCTGCGCGCCGCGTCCCTGGGCCTGCGGGTGGTGCTGGCCGAACGCGATCTGATCGGCGGCACCTGTCTGCACCGCGGCTGCATCCCCAGCAAGGCCATGCTGCACGCGGCCGAGCTGGTGGACGGCATCGCGGAGGCCCGCGAGCGGTGGGGCGTCAAGGCCACCGTCGACTCCCTGGACTGGCCGGCCCTGGTGGCCACCCGCGACGGCATCGTCGAGCGCAACCACCAGGGCGTGGCCGGGCACTTGCGGACGGCGGGGGTGCGGGTCGTCAAGGGCACGGCGCGGCTGACCGGCCCCCGTACGGTTCATGTCGAGGGCGCCGGGGAGTTCACCGCACGGCGCGGGATCGTGCTGGCCACCGGCTCCCGGCCGCGGCTGCTGCCGGGCCTGGCCGCGGACGGCCGACGGGTGGTGACCAGCGACGACGCGCTGTTCGCGGCCGGACTTCCGGCGTCCGTCCTGGTCCTGGGCGGCGGTGCGATCGGCGTCGAGTACGCGTCCTTCCACCGCTCCATGGGGGCCGAGGTCACCCTCGTCGAGACGGCCGGGCGGCTGCTTCCACTGGAGGACGAGGACGTCGGCCGCCATCTGGCGCGCGGGCTGAAGAAGCGCGGCATCACGGTCCGTACGGGCTCGACGCTGACCGGCACCGAGCTGCTGGCGGACGGGGTGCGGGCCACGGTGCGCACCCCGAAGGGCGAGGAGCTGGTGATCGGGGCCGAGCGGCTGCTGGTCGCGGTGGGGCGGGCCCCGGTGACGGACGGGCTGGACCTGGCGGCGGCCGGGCTGGCGGCGGACGAGCGGGGGTTCGTCGCGCCTGCGGACTGGTCACGGCTGGAGACCTCCGTGCCGGGCATCCACGTGGTCGGCGATCTGCTGCCGCCGCCCTCCCTGGGGCTGGCCCACGCCTCGTTCGCGGAGGGCCTGTTGGTGGCGGAGACGCTGGCGGGCCTGCCGTCGCGGGCGGTGGACTACGCGGCCGTGCCGCGGGTGACGTACTCCTCGCCGCAGACCGCCTCGGTCGGCCTGACCGAGGCCGAGGCGCGCGCCCGCGGCCTGGACATCAAGGTGAACACCATGCCGCTGGCCGCCACCGCCAAGGGCATGGTGCACGGTCAGGGCGGCATGGTGAAGGTGATCGCGGCGGCGGACGGGGCGGGCGGCGATCGGGGTCTCCCTTGGTCGAACGACGTTGAGAGCTTGGGGAAGACCGGCGCGGTGCTCGGGGTCCATCTCGTCGGGCCGCAGGTCTCGGAGATGATCGCGGAGAGCCAGCTGATCGTGGGCTGGGACGCCGAACCGGCCGATGTCGCCCAGCACATCCACGCCCACCCGACACTGTCGGAGGCGGTCGGCGAGACCTTTCTGACGCTGGCGGGGCGGGGGCTGCACCAGCACTGA